Part of the Zingiber officinale cultivar Zhangliang chromosome 6A, Zo_v1.1, whole genome shotgun sequence genome, CAAGGCGAAGATTAAagcggaggaggaagaagagaaagagcatACGTGCGGCATCTGCTTTTCGGGTTCCAGGAGGTCGATCCGCGGCCGAATCAATAGCTGCGACCACTATTTCTGCTTCGTCTGCATCATGGAGTGGGCCAAAATCGAGACGAGTTGCCCCCTCTGCAAACGTCACTTTGAATCCATCTGCCGCCCTCCGGTGCGCGGCGTCTTCCGCTTTAAGCGGGTGGTCGATGTCCCCGTCCGCCGTCAGGTCAGTACGATTTTTGACTTTTAGTTGGTTTTGGTAGCATTGCATTAATCGATTTTTATCATTATTTTGGTCGCAGGTTAACCATCGACGAGATCCTGATCCATATGAATATATTCCCTGCAGTTTTTGCTCCGCTTGTGACCACAGAAGACGACTGCTGGTTTGTGGTCTATGTGATTTGGGTATTCATAGAAGTTGTGTTGGTTTGGGGGATCCTTTACCTCAGCAGGGTAATTGGTACTGCCCTGATTGCACTATTTGTAAGGATTGGCATTCGAGACCTCAGCTTCAGGATGACTCTTGCCCTCAAAATTGCAGCTCATCTCAAACCCTAAACCAGAGTAGGACAGATGATCCAGAATCTATCAGGAGAGCATGGGAAATGATGGAACTTGGCTCTAGCTGAACCATCAAATCAAAGATAGTGGAAACTTGATGTTCTTGTGTATTTGTTGACAAACTATATATTGCATGATCGAAATTTCAAAAATAGTCACTTTGTCATGCTTGCTGTTGGCTCTAGAGTGGTTGCTATTAATTTTGGAATTGAAAAATATATTCATTGAACGACATGATATGTTTTAGGGAATAAAACGATGTGATTTTCTGTGAATTTTTGGGtagtttatatatattattgCAATAATTTTAGCCAAAGTTGTTATCTTGACTTAACATTGTGTCAAGTTGAAAAATAAAGGCTTACACTAACTGGATAAGTTTCAATGAGCAGAAAAGAGTGTTTATTTGTGACATTTGATCAGTTTTGCCAAAACTACTATATGTGCTTAAAAGCTCAAAAATGTGTAAATAAACCTCAGAGTTCAGAGAGAGTTTTCCAAGTTGAATCTCCACGACATTGTGTTTGTGGCAATCCTAATACAAATTGGAAATCCAATTTAACCTCTTTGGAGAGATGACTCATACATTCCTCCTTGCCTTTGTTATGAACAAGAATGTCATCAAAGTAAACAACCAAAAACCTTCCAATAAAAGGGTTAATCACATGCTTCATTAGTGACATAAAGGTGTTGGGTGCATTGAAGAAGCTGAATAACATCACCATCCATTCATGGAGTCCACACAGTCTTCCATTCATCTCCGTGCCTCTTTCCGGTCGTATCCACTTTgcaagtcaatttttgaaaagatcATAACAGATCTAGGCGGAAAGTTGGGGGATACAATAGCCGATTGTAATTTTGTTCACATCCCTACTATTAATGAACGTGCACCAAGAATCATCTTTCTTAAGAACAAGCAAGACTAGAACAACACAAGAAATGGTGTTCTCTTAGACTAGGCCCTTGTTGGTAAGTTCTTTCACCTGTTTTCCCATCTCTTTGTGATCTTCTAGCCTCATTCGATATGTAGCTTTGTTGGGAATAGAAGAACCAGGAAAGACGTCAATGAATTGATGAATATCCCTCATAGTTGTCGAGGTATGTCATCAAGGACACAGCATCTACAAACTCTTTTAAGAGTGCATGGTACTTCGTAGGGGTGGTTAATAGCATATTCATTTCCTTCtaaaagatcaagagaaaaggatgAGTGCAGGGTTTTTTACAATTCCCTTAAAAACTCGATCGATTCTGGAGAGCAAATGCTGCCCTTCTCCTTTTTTATGTTCGGACATCCCAACAAGTTTGGAAGAGCCTGATACAATATTAACACCATCCTTTGTGAAACATTAGATGATAAACATCCATAGGGACCACATAACAATAGACCTCATCCTTGTATATTTTACCAATAGAGAATTAAACAAGGCAACACTTAGCTTGATTTCTTGGTTCTGATCATCTAGCCAAGTCAGTCAGTGTATTAGGCCTCGGATAATAGAAAAGTTTAACATGCGGAAAAGAAACTCGGCTATAATGATTTCCACAATATGTAAATGTCTACAATTGAGAAATTTTACGGGAAAACAACACAAGTTTAAGTCCCTTCGGATGGATTtaatggctagcgcatgaggtattATCATACTAAGGACGAACGTATTCACTCTTTCTCCTGTcatcttttcttttcttgttcacATTGATGATGAAAGATATATCTTTATATATCTTATCCAATGCAAGTTATCCCATGCACGGTTTCAATAAGTAACTTCTCTTGGAGTTATTTTCTTTTGATAACTGCCAATCACTAATTTTTGGTAACCCATATTCTGATAACTTTAATATTGGACAAAACTATTTTTATAAAAGCGAGAAAAGATGGATTCTATATAAAATAGAACCTGTGACTTTAATTATCTTTTTGCCAAATAATCATCATATTAGGtccttttatattaaaatcaattCTATAATTTATATGGGTCATAatagattatttttaaataatctaACATTCTTCCACTTGACCCATATGACAACTTAAAAATTCAACAATAACTATAATTGCACACTATATGTTGAAGTTATCAAGTTATTGTCTTTAATTGAATTGATATGATTAAATCATGAAGGTCACAAGTTATTTAACAACAAAAT contains:
- the LOC121994270 gene encoding PHD and RING finger domain-containing protein 1-like, yielding MEIELMPPELRRLLKREKDRKQRFKRRRALEKLQLEGEWEYKRMYKRLNTKYEGKAKIKAEEEEEKEHTCGICFSGSRRSIRGRINSCDHYFCFVCIMEWAKIETSCPLCKRHFESICRPPVRGVFRFKRVVDVPVRRQVNHRRDPDPYEYIPCSFCSACDHRRRLLVCGLCDLGIHRSCVGLGDPLPQQGNWYCPDCTICKDWHSRPQLQDDSCPQNCSSSQTLNQSRTDDPESIRRAWEMMELGSS